In Desulfomonile tiedjei DSM 6799, a genomic segment contains:
- a CDS encoding sigma-54 interaction domain-containing protein, which produces MLPRERINDKQSIANHYELNILRGLSQDIDKALDLDDMLYRFLCILQEHTSTRRAWIMLQRPETGRLLLRASCGLTKEEEKKETQNSAFSLSGAVFRTGGIWIAPKTGKYFPVKMIGDEPESVSVIGIPIVMDDSPVGVLNSQRVFPTTVALDEDIRLLSRIADTIAQLVSLNYQVRAREDALTRALDSLKTELSEKINNFLAVGRSPLMAQAQQLIRKIAPTNATVLLTGEPGVGKSLAARLIHELSDRNRFPFVAVNCSAFPENRIESELFGCEKDAFSGILEPRMGRLEEANHGTIFLKNIHELPLPFQSKLLRFLQDKEFEPVGGMKAVSADVRLIAAAEIDLSEAVADGIFRQDLLFRLNVFPIAIPPLRERPEDLAPLVGFFSDRVRRDLGLPLKLTREAMAALEKCAWRGNVRELENFIEYLAFTVPGGLVEAKDLTLCPNFSRNEWQAEACESLDALKDIERRSVIAALERNSWVQSRAAKDLGITLRQIGYRVRKYNLEHIIQRNRTVERV; this is translated from the coding sequence ATGCTGCCACGAGAACGAATCAACGACAAGCAATCCATCGCCAATCATTACGAATTGAATATTCTACGAGGGTTGAGTCAAGACATCGATAAGGCCTTGGACCTGGATGACATGCTCTATCGATTCCTGTGCATCCTTCAGGAGCATACATCCACCAGGAGAGCGTGGATAATGCTTCAACGTCCGGAAACCGGGCGCCTCCTCCTTCGGGCATCCTGCGGATTAACCAAAGAAGAAGAGAAGAAAGAAACCCAGAATAGCGCATTCAGTCTTTCAGGGGCTGTTTTCAGAACCGGTGGTATCTGGATTGCGCCCAAGACGGGAAAGTATTTTCCTGTCAAAATGATTGGCGATGAACCGGAATCCGTTTCAGTGATAGGCATTCCTATTGTTATGGATGATTCTCCGGTGGGAGTCCTCAATTCGCAACGGGTGTTCCCCACAACTGTAGCGTTGGACGAAGACATTCGACTTCTCTCGCGTATTGCGGACACAATTGCGCAATTGGTGAGCTTGAATTACCAGGTACGTGCGCGGGAAGACGCTCTCACACGGGCACTTGACTCTCTTAAAACGGAATTGTCGGAAAAAATAAACAACTTCCTCGCTGTTGGCAGAAGCCCGTTAATGGCTCAAGCACAGCAGCTCATCAGAAAGATTGCTCCAACCAATGCAACGGTCCTGCTTACTGGGGAACCGGGAGTCGGAAAATCTCTGGCCGCAAGATTGATTCACGAACTCAGCGATCGAAACCGTTTTCCCTTTGTGGCAGTGAATTGCTCGGCTTTTCCCGAAAATCGCATCGAATCGGAACTCTTCGGCTGCGAAAAAGATGCATTCTCCGGAATTCTGGAACCGAGAATGGGCCGTTTGGAGGAGGCAAATCACGGAACGATCTTTTTGAAAAATATTCATGAACTGCCGCTTCCGTTCCAGTCCAAGCTTTTGCGATTTCTTCAGGATAAGGAATTCGAGCCCGTGGGAGGTATGAAGGCCGTTTCTGCGGACGTACGGCTCATAGCTGCTGCAGAAATCGATTTGAGTGAAGCTGTTGCTGACGGGATCTTTCGTCAGGATCTCCTGTTCAGACTGAACGTGTTTCCCATTGCGATCCCTCCTCTCAGGGAACGGCCGGAAGATCTGGCTCCTCTGGTGGGGTTCTTTAGTGACAGAGTTCGGCGGGACCTGGGACTGCCGCTTAAACTCACGCGGGAAGCAATGGCAGCTCTGGAAAAATGCGCGTGGCGGGGCAATGTACGGGAACTTGAGAATTTTATCGAGTACCTCGCGTTTACCGTGCCCGGGGGATTGGTTGAGGCAAAAGATTTGACTTTATGTCCGAATTTCTCGCGGAACGAATGGCAAGCGGAGGCATGCGAATCCCTGGACGCGCTCAAGGATATCGAGAGACGGAGTGTAATCGCTGCGCTGGAAAGGAATAGCTGGGTGCAATCCCGGGCGGCAAAGGATCTCGGGATTACCCTGAGACAAATCGGCTATAGGGTGAGAAAATATAACCTGGAGCACATAATCCAGCGGAATCGCACTGTAGAAAGAGTGTAG